ATCCCATAGATGGGCTCTTTACTTGGCCCATCAAGAGTAGGCCCAAACACTCATATCATCCCTAGCCCACGTGGAAGACAGACACATGACATGTCCAaatattctcctataaatatcatgtttgagtgtttaattatttattaactaTATTGACTTTCAGTAGCACCCTCAGCTACTCTCTCATTATAtactcagtctctgacttgagcgtcggaggggttgcgccgggacaccctcccggctCTCTTCTAACAGTCTCCTTTGTGGTTTCAAGCTTAGATTAAATTCGAGATCTGCGCTCGAACTAGTCTCACCTGCTGGAACCGGACCTtaaattttcagtgagtatcaAGATCAGATGATGGTGATTATTCAACAATCATTATATTTCGCCCATAAATTTACTACAACTGAAATTATATTTATGTCTTAACAATATTTTTGACTACTCGATTTTCACACATAGTTGATATGTTGTTTATATGCAATGTACCTTTCATATGCaatgtatattatttattacgagtgactaatttaaaaagttgacttcctttttatacaaaattatcaattaattaattttataatataaatttgacCCGACAACAGTATCATGTACACAGATTGTACAAGAATACGTTAAAACATGAGTAAAGATCGATAATACCTTTGGTTTCAAATCTTAAAAAAGGAAGAATAATTCATTCGTTTCAtatcaattgttttttttttttatattcattccaaatatgttttgttcttgaataaataattatagAATCTAAGCTCcaaaaatgatacaaaatatgaataattgttttttgggaaattttttttagcaaaagTAGAATATATAAAACTTAAGTGAGATAATCTCACATGTTAATATTATGGGATGGATCTTTGGTccgatttataaaaaaatattacttttcattacATATATCTAGGATCCGTATCGACGTGtctcataaatataaatatgtgacactgtctcataaaatatataaattcataataTCATCTCAAAATGATATGTACTCATATAGAAATCACAATCTTTTGTTCTCAATACATTCTAATTTTGTTGCCAAGAAGAAGTAAGGTTACacgatctttttttttttttttNNNNNNNNNNNNNNNNNNNNNNNNNNNNNNNNNNNNNNNNNNNNNNNNNNNNNNNNNNNNNNNNNNNNNNNNNNNNNNNNNNNNNNNNNNNNNNNNNNNNNNNNNNNNNNNNNNNNNNNNNTTTCCCTACTTATAGACATATAGATTAACATGTTGgactttttttgtttttttttttgtttttttgagtCGATAATTATggatcatattattattttttaaaatagaaatcACTTTTTCTTTGGGAAGTAATagagtaaaatattttttaaaccttttctttttaccaaaaaaaaaaagcagaagTAAGGACTATATactttgattttgatatttttaatgatGTTTAAGACAATAATCATGCACTACTTCATATGCACTATTAATTAATCAACAATAATtgtgtaagaaaatattttcttttcaaaaaaataataaaaaagtaataaaatcTGACattgtgtttgatgaaatgggGCAGAGTTCTTCTCAAGTGTGTCTAGAAATCAATAGTCAATTATTGTAGGCACGTTGCATCTCTGCGGTAGACCTGGTGTTCgttatcataataaataaatatatttcatatcACCACACCCACAGCTTATTTATTATTTCGGTGCTACgttcataaataatatttattttaattaataataataataataataataatataagatattcaaaaaatatatatacaaatagaTGAATATGTATTTGATACAGTTTAGAGACGTGGTACTTCATGGCTTTGGTTCTCTTTGCTGGATACTTGAAGAACGCAGAAGTAGCTGTCGATGCTCTGTCAATATGGTAAACATACTTATTATAAAGTTTATTAGAAAGTATATTGTAATTaacttatttttatattattaaaaatttgaatttttttaaatcatttattcatCTAGTAATTGAAAAAGATGTCAACATTTCACCACCAGTGAATAAGAATGTATTTAAGGAATTTTTCATGTAAATGGGACCCGCgatatttgttatattttcttGGGTCCATAAACGATAATTGCAAAATCCCCGGGTTTTTGGGATGATTCCCATTATACATATGAAAATTAATGTTATGTACTTTAGCACAGTCAAAGAAATTCGAAATTTAtagaattcaagaaaaataattttgacttTTTTGGTGCAGCACAAACATATTGGGGTGGACTGTCATGGTAGCCATTGGTTTCAATGCAGCAATAAGGTACTGTTTTCCTATCTAACGTCGTTTCATGTTTAAATATTCCATGCATTGTCGTATACACGGtggaaaaataatataaaaaatattataataataaatccaCTTCgtgcaaaaataaaaatcacgTGTCGAACTCGAAATGTTAGTAGTACGTGTGGACTGTGGAGCCTAAGTTTTTATatataagttttattttaaataagaaTATTTTGTCTGTGTTTGTCGGGTAAAACATATCTGTCATGTGTGACACACACCCTTGTGTTCTCACATTCTAAACTTCttactatttaattatttcactttatgttttaaaaattatcaaGGGATGATATATCTTTTCAAACTTTTGGCTACTGTAGTGTAAGGGTGTCTAACGAATTGGGGGCGGGGCGTCCAAGAACGGCGAAATtctcggtggtggtggtggtgataTCGTCGTTCTTGATCGGCCTACTCGTCTCGGCGTTCATCCTCATCTTCCGAAAACAGTATCCTTCTTTATTTTCAAACAGTGAAGCTGTCAAACAAGTTGTGTACCACCTCACACCATTGCTTGCATTCAGCATAGTCATCAACAACATCCAGCCTGCCCTCTCAGGTAATCGATTTCGACATTTTTTCTGAAAttcttcttatttatttatattgaaGAATCATGAAAGTATGTTGTGTGTGAAAGAATGAATGAATGCAGGGGTGGCTATTGGGGCTGGATGGCAAGCATTGGTTGCCTATGTTAACATTGCATGCTACTATCTCTTTGGTATTCCTTTGGGTCTAATATTTGGGTATGCAATTAACATTGGAGTACAAGTAAGTATCCATAATTTCTGACatacactatatatatatatgtgttatGTATTAAAGTATGTATATGCATTTAAGTTATTTCTATACAATTATTGAATACTTGTGCATATATTGGGCTTTCAGGGTATTTGGTATGGAATGATAACAGGAACAGCTGTGCAAACATTCATTCTCTTTTTCATTGTTTATAGAACAAATTGGAATAAAGAGGTACGAACAATTTAGTGCTTCATTTGCACTAAATtcactttattattattattttaagattGATTTATTTTTGTGATATGGTACGATTAATTTATCTGGGCGTGGTTCAGGCATCTGCTGCTGCTCTAAGGATCAAGACCTGGGGAGGGGAATC
The DNA window shown above is from Primulina huaijiensis isolate GDHJ02 chromosome 12, ASM1229523v2, whole genome shotgun sequence and carries:
- the LOC140989924 gene encoding protein DETOXIFICATION 29-like, producing the protein MALVLFAGYLKNAEVAVDALSICTNILGWTVMVAIGFNAAISVRVSNELGAGRPRTAKFSVVVVVISSFLIGLLVSAFILIFRKQYPSLFSNSEAVKQVVYHLTPLLAFSIVINNIQPALSGVAIGAGWQALVAYVNIACYYLFGIPLGLIFGYAINIGVQGIWYGMITGTAVQTFILFFIVYRTNWNKEASAAALRIKTWGGESDPKGNHV